The following coding sequences lie in one Thermomicrobium sp. 4228-Ro genomic window:
- a CDS encoding phage major capsid protein has translation MPSPRVYTTTGALTDLAKVFREHFEKPFIRALGEKVTLVKLFGTKSGTGHEAQWIVHYDRNNSAVFYKEDDAIADAGKQAYERARKPYKMARITYGASGLAIAATKSDEAALVRVLAEEARRASLDLLYKIDGHLLNINPNAVADEYARVEMDSLGDIIRDTGVYATIDRTTATWWRSVVLANGGTARALTMGLFQQMRAQLEAPPREAEISFILTSRVHFDQYGNLLEDRRRWVNVTKADGGFEALEYDSIPVMVIPRMAPGAMFWIDKRDWSYEVLLPFETDQVPVNTDREEYVIKTYANLICRHPGRQGAIRDLQTT, from the coding sequence ATGCCGAGTCCGCGAGTGTACACCACGACGGGTGCACTCACCGATCTCGCCAAGGTCTTCCGGGAGCACTTCGAGAAGCCGTTCATCCGCGCTCTCGGGGAGAAGGTGACGCTGGTCAAGCTCTTCGGGACGAAGAGCGGCACCGGTCACGAGGCGCAGTGGATCGTCCACTATGACCGCAACAACAGCGCCGTCTTCTACAAGGAAGACGACGCCATCGCGGATGCGGGGAAGCAGGCCTACGAGAGGGCGCGCAAGCCCTACAAGATGGCGCGGATCACCTACGGGGCTTCGGGTCTCGCCATCGCTGCCACCAAGTCGGATGAGGCCGCGCTGGTGCGCGTCCTGGCCGAGGAGGCGCGACGAGCCTCGCTGGACCTCCTGTACAAGATCGACGGGCATCTCTTGAACATCAACCCCAACGCGGTTGCCGACGAGTATGCCCGCGTCGAGATGGACTCGCTGGGCGACATCATCCGCGACACCGGGGTCTACGCCACCATTGACCGGACCACTGCTACCTGGTGGCGGAGCGTGGTCCTGGCCAACGGTGGCACGGCGCGTGCTCTCACCATGGGGCTCTTCCAGCAGATGCGGGCCCAGCTCGAGGCACCGCCCCGCGAGGCGGAGATCTCGTTCATCCTGACCAGCCGGGTCCACTTCGACCAGTACGGGAACCTCCTGGAGGACCGGCGGCGCTGGGTGAACGTGACCAAGGCTGACGGTGGCTTCGAGGCGCTGGAGTACGACTCGATCCCGGTCATGGTGATCCCGCGCATGGCACCCGGTGCCATGTTCTGGATCGACAAGCGTGACTGGAGCTACGAGGTGCTCCTGCCCTTCGAGACGGATCAGGTTCCGGTGAACACGGACCGCGAGGAGTACGTGATCAAGACCTACGCCAACCTGATCTGCCGTCACCCGGGTCGGCAGGGTGCCATCCGCGATCTCCAGACGACGTGA
- a CDS encoding DUF3293 domain-containing protein codes for MGELERRLFQEALSQVRGGASEPGGEEPAPPVTRLQPSAPRLPSFVAPRPAAPVSPMGAGSAPVNPVLPLGTPPAASAASVQAEQSGKNPLEAALSAAGWILDVGNKFVTRPALGWYVKQISADPRVREAESYTQAWNIAMEGHPWLKLASEILLDPMNLVGVGLVGKLGKVPKVARLLESSPALAKAFDVATATDELLGRVQVLPVTVPLAGLRRGARVLERITGKPLFQKSAAAKLRESVNLFRRALEEAEQRGVPDLLAPEGDVARLAREEWATRLIGQPRERVRDLIRNVDSVSLTRAWDALSREAPLRPEAREPLIEVKRELLERGLLQEVREGNRITLRPSERMRVHLELDDTLLTREFPAPAREALHRILDSVAVGIFAQNPEKFKDLDEVYAMMKVRPTFEETQRGASKLFQTVEEVTRKMLEDPNYVPEHPDEELVATALQHLSHPPDAVERWLERLRAGSAAMGEKLAKEAGAWYRDAGAWFSRLFPRGEGLPEEAIQRLADPSNVDPAYRRAVYLSEAEAKRLNEVLKEMGYRFRSTEAIPEPVFREAMARIGEVPYRPPKKRSVNRLTGVTKFVIPEQPVNPLLDAARVLGITRVDRVDPGLAQRLGIDLTRVDQDGYLVPEEASKLVRHLLESRDVRDFALAAWAAGGKGANPLLNLRAVAGWLDQLSEGRHPAGMLQTGFDEFRRFLLLGFPGLLPDSAFADVTNFADPLGRRAPDLGRLVPKPGQPSPYLDKLMNYTWVVDRYADIFDNAVAMRRAGVPEEEVLDYIKRAEQEIEAAALDRWVRRDIALLSGVPYEEAVAEAEKAASPIRAVSERVILRELWRHVKRDPVLSKLYPNLAALQAGLWQIIRIEGEGVKRGLGEVVRALLQGDRSGIQKVLSRWDLWMPSDIATRDSQIRETLARVAQRGVLRNDDAAAIIDALYPRLYQALQRVRGYLELTPEGPVVYLAPRADITTLPHELAHLLRYASRGAGIFAENVAPQEEAFARGFEKLLATGEVPEPLRGTLERYRRVAEVAYRRGLPRESLTPEVARELLQDLSLPAAPVPKRLRELLQSGDYVVLTSDKTGLPEEALLERRQQLLEDLRSRGYEPIPVRGRYSEEGVVEHSFLVPGMRERDALELGAKYDQESVLVGRKGLVYTSGPYRGHVVQATGETSIQGPERLYFTEVDTPEGVVKFSVRLDDGTWPKDFTVEPGTAVPATPEQLEGAETAARESIQRAQRELEQQRQRQEIWEEVRPRSEEEIRNTLREIRKTRRLVYETGDPNPVVGGRRLFDAQGKGPLDFNPRMKGALFDKAVRYVLSGNEWGPGIEQILGRVGPDGKLRSLSQRELGHLEWLLQKAGVLGPDTGLVVKARFRNQLAQEVTDETTGEVARLVAKKPGPTVRPLQVEDLREVLSQIAAEERVPDTHLETLAEVLGRTFGNENQPLAAAALWLPHLRPRVVQALRARTPGEARNQAAALLREVGDTWAAFGVRFPVAQRLLDRLLPRTRRFRGNVQGELARSWYGSSLPDELVRVLREAGALPRVQKLEQSFQEARRALEDIAQRLREREPLAPDLTAPTATLRDVVEARRFADENQRRAIDNFLEMVGVDPDEVAEGTLERTLRETRREALIESYADEMARKLGVGKDPAVVRALNRIAQMLPLRAWREQALLTPRYHLQNILDSTVKAALYGINPAVGRSAFTVAERLGIPVPDSVLWRPQTTVWEEFASPEAETALGTMLGRFSRRLGAGAEKLVQFNRRMAQAVESSFRSAAWLTETLRNLREARPAFDGLVRQTLGNQRGNRLLRMLDATEHGVTFSVRQLEEAVRRVGGTPEQAAELAAAWSRVQAQASSRGEELARRLFFDYGDERNIERWLGVRAWAPFHFWATRNIPFYLETLGQHPWLLRAWESYHQIAEDERKRLGLPGRFTDTMPVPLLGWLFGPGTAYANPMVALSIADQLKYRYVPDDAPLLARLQAQASRIGLGLAPWAEIPLGVSGALGEDWEPMRMLRHSGLVAQTTGLDVEQPIREGIRRLRGQPETLTGSAYTDYLVKKRVLELSVEDTGRAADPAYLAALNDPTNPIFQRAWNDVRRQLLGQELVGMTLPVPVKFLPETERRIREERAQLPETGELPRGTLSELARQGWVGAAYAPLSWKPGPEQLVAKVQALLLLPPGVQEQVIESDPELRRYFEWVRQRPLGVSRSPESYWYATQR; via the coding sequence ATGGGGGAACTGGAACGTCGCCTCTTCCAGGAGGCTCTCTCGCAGGTGCGCGGTGGGGCCAGCGAGCCAGGTGGGGAAGAGCCAGCTCCGCCGGTGACGCGCCTGCAACCGTCGGCACCGAGGCTGCCGAGCTTCGTCGCGCCGAGACCCGCTGCACCGGTCTCGCCGATGGGTGCCGGTAGCGCTCCGGTAAACCCGGTTTTACCGCTAGGAACGCCACCAGCAGCTTCCGCGGCCAGCGTGCAAGCGGAGCAGTCTGGAAAGAATCCCCTGGAGGCTGCGCTCTCGGCGGCGGGCTGGATCCTCGACGTCGGCAACAAGTTCGTCACGCGCCCCGCTCTCGGTTGGTACGTCAAGCAGATCTCGGCGGATCCGCGGGTGCGCGAGGCCGAGAGCTACACCCAGGCCTGGAACATCGCCATGGAGGGGCACCCCTGGCTCAAACTCGCCTCGGAGATCCTCCTCGACCCGATGAACCTGGTGGGCGTGGGACTGGTCGGTAAGCTCGGCAAGGTGCCGAAGGTGGCGCGTCTCTTGGAGTCCTCACCGGCCCTCGCCAAGGCTTTCGACGTCGCCACGGCTACCGACGAGTTGCTGGGACGCGTGCAGGTGCTGCCGGTGACGGTTCCCTTGGCTGGTCTCCGCCGCGGGGCTCGGGTCCTGGAACGGATCACCGGGAAGCCGCTGTTCCAGAAGTCGGCTGCAGCTAAGCTCCGCGAGAGCGTGAACCTGTTCCGGCGCGCACTGGAGGAGGCGGAGCAGCGTGGCGTACCCGACCTCCTGGCACCGGAAGGAGACGTGGCGCGTCTAGCGCGGGAGGAGTGGGCGACTCGCCTCATCGGCCAACCGAGGGAACGGGTGCGCGATCTCATCCGCAACGTCGACAGCGTGAGCCTGACGCGGGCTTGGGATGCGCTCTCGCGGGAGGCCCCGCTGCGCCCCGAGGCAAGGGAACCGCTCATCGAGGTGAAGCGGGAACTCCTGGAACGCGGGTTGCTCCAAGAGGTGCGCGAGGGGAACCGCATCACACTGCGTCCATCGGAGCGGATGCGCGTGCACCTGGAGCTGGACGACACCTTGCTCACGCGGGAGTTCCCGGCTCCGGCTCGCGAGGCGCTGCACCGCATCCTCGACTCGGTAGCGGTGGGCATCTTCGCGCAGAATCCCGAGAAGTTCAAAGACCTCGACGAGGTCTACGCGATGATGAAGGTGCGCCCTACCTTCGAGGAGACGCAGCGCGGTGCCTCTAAGCTCTTCCAGACAGTGGAAGAGGTCACGCGGAAGATGCTGGAGGATCCGAACTACGTCCCGGAACATCCCGACGAGGAGCTGGTGGCGACAGCGCTGCAGCACCTCAGTCACCCACCCGATGCGGTGGAGCGCTGGCTGGAGCGTCTCCGGGCCGGTTCTGCAGCGATGGGCGAGAAGCTCGCCAAGGAGGCCGGTGCCTGGTATCGGGATGCGGGTGCCTGGTTTTCGCGGCTCTTCCCGCGAGGAGAGGGCCTGCCCGAGGAAGCGATCCAGCGGTTGGCGGACCCGAGCAACGTGGATCCCGCTTACCGTCGGGCCGTCTACCTCTCCGAGGCTGAAGCCAAGCGCCTCAACGAGGTCCTCAAGGAGATGGGATACCGGTTCCGGTCTACCGAGGCGATACCGGAACCCGTCTTCCGCGAGGCGATGGCGCGCATCGGGGAGGTGCCCTACCGCCCACCGAAGAAGCGTTCCGTCAACCGTCTGACCGGGGTGACCAAGTTCGTCATCCCGGAGCAACCGGTGAACCCGCTCCTGGATGCGGCGCGGGTGCTGGGGATCACGCGGGTAGACCGGGTGGATCCAGGGCTGGCGCAGCGGCTAGGTATCGACCTCACCCGCGTGGACCAGGACGGCTACCTGGTTCCCGAGGAGGCCTCGAAGCTAGTGCGGCATCTCCTGGAGAGCCGCGATGTCCGCGACTTCGCGCTGGCGGCGTGGGCAGCCGGTGGCAAGGGCGCGAACCCGCTCCTCAATCTCCGTGCCGTCGCGGGCTGGCTGGACCAGCTCTCCGAGGGACGTCACCCGGCAGGGATGCTGCAGACCGGTTTCGACGAGTTCCGGCGTTTCCTCTTGCTGGGTTTCCCGGGCCTCTTGCCGGACAGCGCCTTCGCGGATGTCACGAATTTCGCCGATCCGCTGGGCAGGAGGGCACCGGACCTGGGGCGACTGGTCCCCAAGCCCGGGCAACCGTCGCCCTACCTCGACAAGCTCATGAACTACACCTGGGTCGTGGACCGCTACGCGGACATCTTCGACAACGCGGTAGCGATGCGGCGAGCCGGGGTGCCGGAGGAGGAGGTCCTCGACTACATCAAGCGCGCCGAGCAGGAGATCGAGGCGGCAGCGCTGGACCGCTGGGTCCGTCGCGACATCGCGCTCCTCTCCGGTGTCCCCTACGAGGAGGCAGTCGCCGAGGCCGAGAAGGCAGCCTCTCCCATCCGGGCCGTCTCGGAGCGGGTCATCCTGCGCGAACTCTGGCGGCACGTCAAGCGCGACCCGGTGCTGTCCAAGCTCTACCCGAACCTGGCGGCGCTGCAAGCGGGGTTGTGGCAGATCATCCGCATCGAGGGAGAGGGGGTGAAACGGGGTCTGGGCGAGGTGGTGCGGGCACTGCTCCAGGGTGACCGCAGCGGGATCCAGAAGGTCCTGTCGAGATGGGACCTCTGGATGCCCAGCGACATCGCCACGCGGGATTCGCAGATCCGCGAGACGCTAGCTCGCGTCGCGCAACGCGGGGTCCTCCGGAACGACGATGCAGCGGCCATCATCGATGCCCTCTACCCGCGACTCTACCAGGCGCTCCAGCGGGTGCGTGGGTACCTGGAGCTGACGCCGGAGGGACCGGTGGTCTACCTGGCTCCGCGAGCCGATATCACGACGTTGCCGCATGAGCTGGCGCACTTGCTCCGGTACGCCTCGCGAGGAGCGGGTATCTTCGCCGAGAACGTCGCACCGCAGGAGGAGGCGTTTGCGCGAGGGTTCGAGAAGCTCCTGGCTACCGGCGAGGTCCCGGAGCCGCTGCGCGGGACACTGGAGCGCTACCGGCGCGTCGCCGAGGTCGCCTACCGGCGCGGTCTCCCCCGCGAGTCGCTGACGCCGGAGGTGGCGCGGGAGCTGTTGCAGGACCTCTCGCTCCCCGCTGCTCCCGTACCGAAGCGGCTCCGCGAACTCTTGCAGAGCGGAGACTACGTGGTCCTGACCTCCGACAAGACGGGGCTGCCGGAGGAGGCACTCCTAGAGCGTCGCCAGCAGCTCCTCGAGGACCTGCGGAGCCGGGGTTACGAGCCGATCCCGGTGCGAGGGCGCTACTCGGAGGAGGGCGTCGTCGAGCACTCGTTCCTGGTCCCGGGGATGCGGGAACGGGATGCGCTGGAACTGGGTGCCAAGTACGACCAGGAGTCGGTGCTGGTAGGGCGCAAGGGGCTGGTCTACACCAGCGGACCCTATCGAGGGCACGTGGTGCAGGCTACCGGGGAGACCTCGATCCAGGGACCGGAGCGGTTGTACTTCACCGAGGTCGACACTCCCGAGGGTGTCGTCAAATTCTCGGTGCGGCTGGACGACGGGACCTGGCCCAAGGATTTCACGGTAGAGCCGGGAACGGCGGTCCCGGCGACGCCGGAGCAGCTCGAGGGAGCGGAGACAGCGGCCCGCGAGTCCATCCAGCGCGCTCAGCGGGAGCTGGAGCAGCAGCGGCAGCGACAGGAGATCTGGGAGGAGGTCCGTCCTCGCAGCGAGGAGGAGATCCGGAATACGCTGCGGGAGATCCGCAAGACGCGCCGCCTCGTCTACGAGACTGGTGATCCGAATCCCGTGGTGGGTGGACGCCGCCTCTTCGACGCGCAGGGGAAGGGTCCCCTCGACTTCAATCCACGCATGAAGGGTGCACTCTTCGACAAGGCGGTGCGTTACGTCCTCTCCGGCAACGAGTGGGGCCCGGGTATCGAGCAGATCCTGGGGCGGGTAGGGCCAGACGGGAAGTTGCGGAGCCTCTCCCAGCGCGAACTCGGGCACCTCGAGTGGCTGCTCCAGAAGGCTGGCGTCCTCGGCCCCGACACGGGTCTCGTCGTCAAAGCCCGCTTCCGCAACCAGCTGGCGCAGGAGGTCACCGACGAGACTACCGGCGAGGTGGCCCGTCTAGTAGCGAAGAAGCCCGGTCCGACGGTCCGTCCACTCCAGGTGGAGGACCTCCGCGAGGTCCTCTCGCAGATCGCTGCCGAGGAGCGAGTGCCGGATACGCACCTCGAGACGCTGGCGGAAGTACTGGGCAGGACCTTCGGGAACGAGAACCAGCCGCTGGCGGCAGCAGCGCTCTGGCTGCCGCACCTGCGTCCTCGCGTCGTGCAGGCGCTCCGGGCCCGGACACCGGGGGAGGCACGCAACCAGGCAGCAGCCCTGCTCCGCGAGGTCGGCGATACCTGGGCAGCCTTCGGAGTCCGCTTCCCGGTAGCGCAGCGACTCCTGGACCGCTTGCTCCCACGCACCCGGCGTTTCCGCGGCAACGTGCAGGGGGAGCTAGCGCGCAGCTGGTACGGGAGCAGCTTGCCCGACGAGCTGGTGCGGGTGCTGCGCGAGGCCGGTGCACTGCCCCGCGTCCAAAAGCTGGAGCAGAGCTTCCAGGAGGCCCGGAGGGCGCTGGAAGACATCGCACAACGCCTGCGGGAACGGGAGCCACTGGCACCGGATCTCACCGCTCCGACAGCGACGCTCCGCGACGTCGTCGAGGCGAGACGGTTCGCCGACGAGAACCAGCGCCGAGCTATCGACAACTTCCTCGAGATGGTGGGCGTGGATCCCGACGAGGTCGCCGAGGGCACGCTGGAGCGCACTCTCCGCGAGACGCGCCGGGAGGCGCTCATCGAGAGCTACGCCGACGAGATGGCGCGCAAGCTCGGGGTCGGCAAGGACCCAGCGGTAGTGCGCGCTCTCAACCGGATCGCGCAGATGCTCCCGCTGCGGGCCTGGCGCGAGCAGGCGCTGCTCACCCCGCGGTACCACCTGCAGAATATCCTCGACTCGACGGTGAAGGCAGCGCTGTACGGGATCAACCCGGCGGTAGGGCGCAGCGCGTTCACCGTCGCGGAGCGACTGGGCATCCCGGTCCCGGATTCGGTGCTCTGGAGGCCGCAGACCACCGTCTGGGAGGAGTTCGCCTCTCCGGAAGCGGAGACGGCGCTGGGGACGATGCTGGGGCGGTTCTCGCGGCGGCTCGGTGCCGGTGCCGAGAAGCTGGTGCAGTTCAACCGGCGTATGGCGCAGGCGGTGGAGTCGAGCTTCCGCAGCGCTGCCTGGCTCACCGAAACCCTGCGCAACCTCCGGGAGGCGAGACCAGCTTTCGATGGACTGGTGCGCCAGACGCTGGGGAACCAGCGCGGCAACCGTCTCCTCCGGATGCTCGATGCCACCGAGCACGGGGTGACCTTCTCGGTGCGGCAGCTCGAGGAAGCGGTGCGGCGGGTCGGCGGTACCCCGGAGCAGGCCGCGGAGCTGGCAGCGGCCTGGAGCCGGGTGCAGGCGCAGGCCTCCAGCCGCGGCGAGGAGCTAGCGCGACGCCTCTTCTTCGACTACGGCGACGAGAGGAACATCGAGAGGTGGTTGGGAGTTCGCGCCTGGGCACCGTTCCACTTCTGGGCCACCCGCAACATTCCGTTCTATCTCGAGACCCTGGGGCAGCACCCCTGGCTTCTGCGGGCCTGGGAGAGCTACCACCAGATCGCCGAGGATGAGCGGAAGCGCCTGGGATTGCCGGGACGGTTCACCGATACCATGCCGGTACCGCTGCTGGGCTGGCTCTTCGGGCCGGGAACCGCGTATGCCAATCCCATGGTCGCGCTCTCCATCGCCGACCAGCTCAAGTACCGGTACGTTCCCGACGACGCGCCGCTCCTGGCGCGCTTGCAGGCGCAAGCCTCGCGGATCGGCTTGGGTCTCGCGCCCTGGGCGGAGATTCCGCTAGGGGTCTCGGGAGCGCTGGGCGAGGACTGGGAGCCGATGCGGATGCTGCGACACTCGGGCCTGGTGGCGCAGACCACGGGTCTGGACGTGGAGCAACCGATCCGCGAGGGGATCCGGAGGCTCCGCGGCCAGCCGGAGACGCTCACCGGTTCTGCCTACACGGACTATCTCGTCAAGAAGCGGGTCCTGGAACTGTCGGTGGAGGATACCGGCAGAGCTGCCGATCCAGCCTACCTGGCGGCCCTGAACGATCCGACCAACCCCATCTTCCAGCGCGCCTGGAACGATGTCCGTCGGCAGTTGCTGGGGCAGGAGCTGGTGGGGATGACGCTCCCGGTACCGGTGAAGTTCCTCCCCGAGACGGAGCGACGCATCCGGGAGGAGCGGGCACAGCTCCCGGAGACCGGAGAGCTACCGCGGGGCACCCTGAGCGAGCTGGCTCGGCAGGGGTGGGTCGGTGCCGCCTATGCGCCGCTCTCCTGGAAGCCGGGGCCGGAGCAGCTGGTGGCCAAGGTACAAGCGTTGCTGCTCCTGCCGCCGGGAGTGCAGGAGCAGGTCATCGAGAGTGACCCCGAGTTGCGGCGCTACTTCGAGTGGGTGCGGCAGCGACCTCTCGGAGTGAGCCGGAGCCCGGAGTCCTACTGGTACGCGACGCAGCGTTAG
- a CDS encoding helix-turn-helix domain-containing protein: protein MAAQEITLSRILRELREKHDMSQYRLAKLINVDHSYISRLESGQRRPSYDILLAIASALGLETEERKILFASAGYLLPEEIEAILRKR, encoded by the coding sequence ATGGCAGCACAGGAAATCACGTTATCTCGGATCCTCCGCGAACTCCGTGAGAAGCACGACATGAGCCAGTACCGTCTCGCCAAGTTGATCAACGTCGACCACTCCTACATCTCGCGGTTGGAGTCTGGTCAACGACGACCTAGCTATGACATCCTCCTCGCCATCGCGAGTGCCCTCGGCCTCGAGACCGAGGAGCGGAAGATCCTCTTTGCCAGCGCCGGTTACCTGCTCCCGGAGGAGATCGAGGCTATTCTCCGCAAGCGCTAG
- a CDS encoding N-acetylmuramoyl-L-alanine amidase — protein MRVVGVSPRISRGRFRDILVSFGSPAAGEAEQSYDAIASEGVDPSFLLAVFWHESRFGTRGIVAKYDTKNPGSTRSSSTGVGEPIETEKGRFIRYPSWTEGFRDAAHRLVDTRYPYARSGAVSVEAIIPLWAPRGDGNDPEGYIASVLDFMSRHEEVTAMLDPAAQWLPAPETNFTRGRGGKRVLWVILHTTEGGFTSSVNWLRNPRSQASAHYVVGRDDPSEPVRIAQLVSEGDTAWTAGNFAVNQASVNVEMVGYARQNPPVEEETLRVAAALVGQICQRHGIPVRRVDRSALLAGIPGIAGHVDVPDPDQPQYGGGSGRHTDPGPYFPWDRFLSLVGAGGLPVEDKGAVIQVGPFGAHLGGGFRRFWEERGGVALFGWPLTEEFRENGVTVQYFERARFEHRPDIGKAEDYHVVLGRVGAELLELREELQRLQAAREEAREQEREQLAHELSGFVALLEQAAADLRAVVEAGSRLVAQLEQRKEGA, from the coding sequence GTGAGAGTCGTCGGTGTCTCTCCCAGGATATCCAGGGGGCGCTTCCGAGATATCCTCGTCTCCTTCGGGTCACCGGCAGCAGGGGAGGCGGAGCAGAGCTACGATGCCATCGCCTCCGAGGGAGTTGATCCCTCGTTCCTCCTGGCCGTCTTCTGGCACGAGTCTCGTTTCGGTACTCGTGGCATCGTGGCGAAGTACGACACGAAGAACCCCGGGAGCACCAGGAGCAGCTCGACGGGTGTGGGGGAACCGATAGAGACGGAGAAGGGGCGATTCATCCGCTACCCCTCCTGGACCGAGGGTTTCCGCGATGCCGCGCATCGTCTCGTCGATACGCGCTACCCCTATGCACGAAGCGGCGCGGTCAGCGTGGAGGCCATCATCCCTCTCTGGGCTCCACGCGGAGACGGCAATGACCCCGAAGGGTACATCGCTTCGGTCCTGGACTTCATGTCTCGGCACGAGGAGGTGACAGCTATGCTGGATCCCGCGGCGCAGTGGCTGCCCGCACCGGAGACCAATTTCACGCGTGGGCGCGGCGGCAAGCGCGTTCTCTGGGTCATCCTCCACACGACGGAGGGCGGTTTCACGTCGTCGGTGAACTGGCTCCGGAACCCACGCTCCCAAGCGTCGGCACATTATGTCGTGGGGCGAGATGACCCATCGGAACCGGTCCGGATCGCCCAGCTGGTGTCCGAAGGCGACACGGCGTGGACTGCCGGGAACTTCGCGGTGAACCAGGCCTCCGTGAACGTGGAGATGGTGGGATACGCGAGGCAGAATCCTCCGGTGGAGGAGGAGACGCTGCGGGTGGCAGCGGCCCTGGTGGGACAGATCTGCCAGCGGCACGGGATTCCGGTGCGGCGAGTCGATAGATCCGCTCTCCTCGCTGGCATTCCTGGGATCGCTGGTCACGTCGACGTGCCGGATCCGGACCAGCCCCAGTATGGCGGCGGCTCGGGTCGCCACACGGACCCGGGGCCGTATTTCCCCTGGGATCGTTTCCTCTCGCTGGTGGGTGCGGGTGGTCTCCCGGTGGAAGACAAGGGAGCGGTCATCCAGGTCGGTCCCTTCGGTGCTCACCTCGGCGGAGGCTTCCGCCGCTTCTGGGAGGAACGGGGTGGTGTCGCGCTGTTCGGCTGGCCCCTGACGGAGGAGTTCCGGGAGAACGGGGTGACGGTGCAATATTTCGAGAGGGCGCGATTCGAGCACCGACCCGATATCGGGAAAGCGGAGGACTACCACGTGGTGCTAGGGCGCGTCGGCGCGGAGTTGCTGGAGCTGCGCGAGGAGCTGCAGCGGCTGCAGGCGGCGCGGGAGGAGGCGCGTGAACAAGAGCGGGAGCAGCTGGCTCACGAGCTGAGCGGCTTCGTCGCTCTCCTCGAGCAGGCAGCCGCGGATCTCCGCGCCGTCGTGGAGGCTGGCTCTCGCCTGGTCGCGCAGCTCGAGCAGCGGAAGGAGGGAGCGTGA
- a CDS encoding M23 family metallopeptidase, translated as MRYDAAYGIRSFLAPVSRSAITYDLAYGIRKRPDDQLRQALLTAAAEKNPALNKLPSGAAEYGADIGGVLQWKPLLQEAERQFGVPWQVLGAIMAIESGGNAKARSPQGAVGLMQIMPNYHAGRAAKYGGDLWDPKVNIFTAADLLSELYRRYGSWDKAAAAYFGAIDASGNVTGARDAIGTSGYDYVDKFRNTLAKLQQLEQAGGKVVPGSGWSIFGGARFPITQEYANYNPSMYSSGYHTGIDIGAPSGTRLYSPFRGTVVQAGWNGGYGNSVTIKLDDGKVLILGHLSSVAVRPGQRVDAGAFLGLSGSTGYSTGPHVHVEMRDQSGKIIDPRNYLMF; from the coding sequence ATGCGGTACGATGCGGCATACGGGATCCGCAGTTTCCTGGCACCGGTGTCGCGGTCCGCGATCACCTACGACCTCGCCTACGGGATCCGGAAGCGGCCAGACGATCAGCTCCGGCAAGCGCTGCTGACGGCTGCAGCCGAGAAGAATCCCGCCCTGAACAAGCTTCCGTCGGGTGCTGCCGAGTACGGTGCCGATATCGGCGGTGTCCTGCAGTGGAAACCGCTCCTCCAGGAGGCGGAGCGGCAGTTCGGGGTACCCTGGCAGGTCCTGGGTGCCATCATGGCCATCGAGAGCGGCGGCAACGCCAAGGCGAGGTCGCCTCAGGGAGCCGTGGGCCTCATGCAGATCATGCCGAACTATCATGCCGGGAGAGCGGCCAAGTACGGCGGTGACCTGTGGGACCCGAAGGTCAACATCTTCACGGCAGCGGATCTCCTCTCGGAGCTGTACCGGCGCTACGGATCCTGGGATAAAGCCGCCGCGGCCTACTTCGGGGCCATCGACGCCAGCGGGAATGTCACGGGTGCCCGCGACGCCATCGGGACCTCGGGTTACGACTACGTCGACAAGTTCCGCAACACGCTGGCGAAACTCCAGCAGCTCGAGCAAGCCGGTGGCAAGGTGGTACCGGGCAGCGGGTGGTCGATCTTCGGTGGTGCACGGTTCCCCATCACGCAGGAATACGCGAACTACAACCCGTCGATGTACAGCTCCGGGTACCACACCGGCATCGATATCGGAGCGCCCAGCGGCACGCGCCTGTACAGCCCCTTCCGGGGGACCGTGGTGCAAGCGGGCTGGAACGGTGGCTACGGCAACTCCGTGACCATCAAGCTGGATGACGGCAAGGTGCTGATCCTCGGGCACCTCTCCTCGGTAGCGGTTCGCCCCGGGCAGCGCGTGGATGCCGGAGCCTTCCTCGGTCTCTCGGGCAGCACCGGATACTCGACGGGTCCGCATGTCCACGTGGAGATGCGGGACCAGAGCGGGAAGATCATCGACCCGCGGAACTACCTCATGTTCTGA